The following coding sequences are from one Hymenobacter sp. DG25A window:
- a CDS encoding SGNH/GDSL hydrolase family protein, translated as MRILLLILMILGFGCAKPTVEPAPTSGPSTTPIPPPAGPAISFLSLGDSYTIGEGVPATDRWSVQLARMAQTQGLNLQTPDIIARTGWTTGELQAAIRAANPPKNYELVSLLIGVNNQYRGLPLASYQTEFRELLHTAIELAGGRPGRVFVLSIPDWGASPYARGRDQTKITGEIDQFNDAAKQECQRAGVAFLDITGLTRNAAGDASQFTMDGLHYSGKHMAWWASAALPVLQGLVK; from the coding sequence ATGCGTATTCTACTGTTGATCCTGATGATATTGGGCTTTGGTTGTGCCAAGCCTACCGTAGAGCCCGCACCCACCAGCGGGCCGAGCACCACGCCCATTCCGCCGCCTGCCGGCCCGGCTATCAGCTTTCTGTCTTTAGGCGATTCCTATACCATTGGGGAGGGCGTGCCGGCCACCGACCGGTGGAGCGTGCAGCTGGCGCGCATGGCCCAGACGCAGGGCCTCAACCTGCAAACCCCCGATATCATTGCCCGCACCGGCTGGACCACGGGCGAGCTGCAGGCCGCTATTCGGGCTGCTAACCCACCGAAAAACTACGAACTGGTTTCATTGCTTATCGGCGTGAATAATCAGTACCGGGGCCTGCCGCTGGCTTCTTATCAGACCGAGTTTCGGGAGCTGCTCCACACTGCCATTGAGCTGGCGGGTGGGCGGCCCGGCCGGGTATTCGTGCTGTCTATCCCCGATTGGGGCGCCTCCCCCTACGCCCGGGGCCGCGACCAGACTAAAATTACCGGGGAAATAGACCAGTTTAATGACGCTGCCAAACAGGAATGCCAGCGGGCCGGCGTCGCCTTTCTGGATATCACCGGCCTTACCCGAAACGCGGCTGGCGACGCCTCCCAGTTTACGATGGACGGTCTCCATTACTCGGGAAAGCATATGGCCTGGTGGGCCAGTGCTGCCTTGCCGGTTCTGCAGGGATTAGTAAAGTAG
- a CDS encoding flagellar motor protein MotB, translating into MKKSSLLLLAASLATTSLLPGCVASKKYDDLRARQAATEQAKTEAERQQRQAVTELKKATDDLTEMRLQNRRLADDSAQTGNALRRTRSLYTQLTDSYDKLLKNSDRAMADKSADYNKVARDLARREAELGELETSLNKSKTAIDKLNADLKVREARMAELEKALAEKDKAVNDLKASVSNALRGFQGTDLQVKMKDGKVYVSLSEQLLFKSGSTKVDPKGQEALKQLAAVLKTQPDVNVVVEGHTDNVPILRGTAGMQDNWDLSTLRATEIARLLTSGGIQPERVTASGRAQYVPVAPNDNAANKALNRRTEIILTPKLNELLKILDSNSTSGK; encoded by the coding sequence GTGAAAAAATCCTCTCTCCTGCTGCTGGCGGCTTCTCTGGCTACCACTTCCCTGCTGCCCGGCTGCGTAGCCTCCAAAAAATACGACGACCTGCGCGCCCGCCAGGCCGCCACCGAGCAAGCCAAAACCGAAGCGGAGCGCCAGCAGCGGCAGGCCGTAACCGAGCTGAAGAAAGCTACCGACGACCTGACCGAAATGCGCCTGCAGAACCGCCGCCTCGCCGACGACTCGGCCCAGACCGGCAACGCCCTGCGCCGCACCCGCTCCCTCTACACCCAGCTTACCGATAGCTACGATAAGCTCCTGAAGAACTCGGACCGGGCCATGGCCGATAAATCCGCCGACTACAACAAAGTAGCCCGCGACCTGGCCCGCCGCGAGGCCGAGCTGGGCGAGCTGGAAACCTCGCTCAACAAAAGCAAAACGGCCATAGATAAGCTGAACGCCGACCTGAAAGTGCGCGAAGCCCGCATGGCCGAGCTGGAAAAAGCCCTGGCCGAGAAGGACAAAGCCGTCAACGACCTCAAAGCCAGTGTAAGCAACGCCCTGCGCGGCTTCCAGGGCACCGATCTGCAGGTGAAGATGAAGGACGGCAAAGTGTACGTTTCCCTCTCCGAGCAGCTGCTGTTCAAATCCGGCTCCACCAAAGTAGACCCCAAGGGTCAGGAAGCCCTCAAACAGCTGGCGGCCGTGCTCAAAACTCAGCCCGATGTGAACGTGGTAGTAGAAGGCCACACTGATAATGTGCCCATTCTGCGCGGCACCGCCGGCATGCAGGACAACTGGGACCTGAGCACCCTGCGCGCCACCGAAATTGCCCGCCTGCTCACCAGCGGCGGCATTCAGCCGGAGCGCGTTACGGCCTCCGGCCGCGCGCAGTACGTGCCCGTAGCCCCCAACGACAACGCCGCCAACAAAGCCCTGAACCGCCGCACGGAAATCATCCTCACCCCCAAGCTCAACGAGCTACTCAAGATTCTGGACTCCAACTCCACCAGCGGTAAGTAA